The Anaeromyxobacter sp. Fw109-5 genomic interval CAGCGCGCGGCGCGCGAGCACGGCAACACCGTCTTCGTCGATGATGCGCTTCGGCCTCACGCCGACCAGTGGGCGTTCCTCGCCGGCGTGCCGCGCATCCCGGCCGCGACTGCCGAGCTCGTCGCCCGCGAGGCGCAGCGCCAGGGGCGCGTCCTCGGGGTTCGCTTCGCCGCCGTCGATGAAGACGACGCGCCGTGGGCGCGCTCGCCGTCAGGCCGCCTGCCGCGGACCGCCTTACGGGACCCCCTCCCCGAGGCCGTGCGCATCGTGCGGGGACAGCGGCTGTTCATCGAGAAGGCCGGCCTGCCGGGCGGATTCGTGACCGAGCTTCGCCGCCTCGCCGCCTTCCAGAACCCCGAATTCTACAAGAAGCAGGCGATGCACCTCAGCACCAGGGGAACGCCCCGCGTCGTGACGTGCGCCGAGGAGTCCGGCCCGTTCCTGAGTCTTCCACGGGGTTGCGAAGGCGACGCCGTGGCGCTCGTGACCGAGTGCGGCACCAAACCGGCGATGGACGATCAGCGCGCGAGCGGCGAGCCCGTCCAGGTCGAATTCCGGGGCGAGCTCACCGAGGTGCAAGCGCGCGCCGCGGCCGCGGTCCTGCCGCACGACATCGGGATGGTGGTCGCCCCGCCGGGCACCGGGAAGACCGTGCTCGGAGCGGCGCTCGTCGCGAAAACGAGGCCTCAATACGTTGGTCCTCGTGCACCGGAAGCCTCTCCTCGACCAGTGGGTCGCACAGCTTTCGGAGTTCCTCGGCATCCCGCGGAAGGAGATCGGCGTCATCGGAGGCGGCAAGCACAAGGGCACGGGCCGGATCGACGTCGCCATGATCCAGAGCCTCGTTCGGAAGGGACAGGTCGATGACATCGTCGCCGGATACGGTCACGTCATCGTGGACGAGTGCCACCATGTGTCGGCGAGCTCGTTTGCGCGGGTCCTCTCCGAGGTGAAGGCGCGCTTCGTCCTCGGCCTCACCGCGACCCCGCGCCGACGCGACGGGCACGACCCCATCGTCGAGATGCAACTCGGCCCCGTTCGCTTCGCGGTGAGCGCGAAGGCGTCCGCTGCCGCGCGCGGACTCGCCCACGGGCTCGTCATCCGGGAGACCTCCTTCGCGGCTCCCTGGAACCCTGGCGATGCGATCCAGGACCTCTACGCGGCGATGGCGTCCGACGAGGTGAGGAACGCGCTCATCCTCGACGACGTGATCTCCGCGCTCGAGGGGGGCCGTTCGCCCCTGCTCCTCACCGAGCGCCGCGACCATCTCGAGTTCTTCGCCGAGACGCTCCGTGGCGTGGCGCGGAACCTGATCGTCCTGCATGGTGGTCTCTCAGCTCGGGAGCGCAAGGCCGCTGTCGCGTCGCTCGCAGCGATCCCCGCCGACGAGGAGCGCCTGGTGGTAGCCACTGGCCGTTACGTCGGCGAGGGATTCGACGACCCAAGGCTCGACACGCTCGTCCTCGCGCTTCCCGTGGCCTGGCGCGGCACCGTCGTCCAGTACGCCGGTCGGCTCCACCGGAAGCACGCCGGCAAGACCGAGGTGCGGATCCACGACTACCGTGACGAGAACGTGCCCGTTCTGGCGAGAATGCTGGAGAAGCGGATCCGAGCGTACCGCGCGATCGGCTACGAGATCGAGGAGGCGGCGCCGCGGTCGGCGCCCGCCGAGCACGTCATCGAGTACGACGAACCCCCGGAACCTGGGTCGGCAGTGCGCGAATGAGCACGCGGGCCCCTTGGCTGCGCGCCAAGTGGTGAGCGTCGAGCACCGGACCCGAACCAACGATTTCCATCGGTTCCAGCGCGCTTGTCGTGGCCGGGGCCAAGTCCCACACTGCACGCCGGCACGTTCTTCCGGCGCCGTTCAGGCGCGGTCAGGCGCCGAGAAGAAGACGGCCGCGGATCGCTGAACTTCCGTCAGCGAATCCGCGGCCTTCGATGAGTCGGGGAGACAGGATTTGAACCTGCGACCCCTTGGTCCCGAACAATCTACGCGCTCCCATCCTAAACTCGGCAGAACGCTCGCGAATTCGTCTAACATGCCGTCCATACGTCGTTTATCGCGACGTCTCTCCTTGTCTCACGACGTCGCGCATGATACCGAAAGATCGCACCCCAGGCGCACCCCGCACCCCGAACGCACCCCGGGGATCGGGACCAACGGGTCGAGGACGGGAGGGAGCGATGAAGGCCGAGAACTTCACGACGGAGTGGCTCGCGAACCAGAAGCCCGCGCGCCGGACCGAGATCGCGGACCGCGGCGAGGGCTCCCGCCGGGTCAACGATCGGTCCGGCCTCGTGGTCCGCATCGGGCCCGGCGGCGCGTCCAAGGTGTTCTTCCGCTGGGAGGACGCGCGCGATCCCGCGACCGGGAAGGTCCGCCGGCGCCGCGTGCGGATCGGCGCATGGCCGACCGTCTCGCTCGCCGACGCGCGCAAGGCGGCCCTCCAAGCGCGCACGCTGGACCGCGCCGAGAACTCGCCGAGCGCAGATCTCACCGTGAAGCAGATCGCCGAGGCGTACCGCCGCGACGCCCTCTCGCACCGCAAGCACCGGTCGGCAGCGTGGTCCTGGGGCATCATCGAGACGCACGTCCTCCCCGCGAAGCCCAACGCTCGGCGCGCGCCGTTCGGCGAGTGGAGCGCGCGCAGCGTCCGCGCCCCGGACATCGGGGCCGTGGTCCGCGCGGCCTTGGTGAGACGCATGATGGAGCTCTCGTCCGAAGGGATGCCCGGCAAGACGATAGTGCGCGCGGTCGGCGGCCCGGCCGTGGCGCGCGCGGTGCTCGGCGAGATCAAGGCGATATTCGTGCACGCCTGCGCGACGGGGACTCTCGAGGCGACCCCTGCCGCGGTCTTACACGCGCGGGCGTTCGGACTACGCAAGTCGGAACGGGCCCGGTTCCTCAATGCCGAGGAGATCGGCGCCCTCTTCGCCGCCTTGGACGTGACCGCGCTCCTCGATGGGACGGCGAAGGACCGAAAGCTCTCCAAGACAGTGCGGCTCGGGATCGCGTTCCAGCTCTACGTCCCGACGCGGACGCACAGCATCATCGGCGCACGCTGGGACGAGATCGACGAGAAGGCGAAGCGTTGGACCGTCCCCGTCCATCGGCTGAAGCTCCGTAAGGAGGACGCAGCCGAGGCACGGCCGTTCGTGGTTCCCCTCCCCGGCACCGCGCTCGCCATCCTCGAGCGGCTCCGCACCGAGGCCGGCAAGAGCCCTTGGGTTCTCGCGAGCCCCAAGGACCCCGAGAAGCACATCGGAGAGAAGGTGCTCGTCCGCGCCCTCTCCCGCTTGCAGGACGGAAAGCGCCTTGCGCTGCGCGAAGGGCTCACGGTCCACGATCTGCGGCGCACATGGCGCAGCCTCGCCATGGACCTCGGCATCGACCACGCCGTCGCGCGGCTCTCCCTCGGGCACGCGGGGCTCGAGGGCGTCGAGGGCGTCTACGGTCGCTCCCAGATGGTCGAGCAGCGCGCCCAAGCCGCCGAGCTCGTCGCCGCGGCCCTCGATCGGATCCGGCTTGGCGAAGCGGCGCAGGTCGTTCCGCTGCGCGAACGATAGACGTAGAGGGGCGGCGCACCTGACAACCGGCCGCGGCTCGAATTGAGCACGCGGCGCCCTCCTCACAGTCTATGAAGCGTGTTGCATGCCGCCGCTGGCCTCGTCGCGAATCTGACTGTGACATCGGAAGGCGCCGCTCGACGTGAAGGCGGACTTCGCCTCGTTTCTGCCGGACGGACTTTTCGCTACGCACTCGCCGATCTCCTCGATGCTGTGCGTCTTGCGGAAGGGACGCGCGTGGAGCGTGAGGAATCCCTTGATCGCCTTCTCCGCCGCCTGCTGGCAGTGGAACACCGCGGCGTCGCGGAGCGGGGGCTCGGCACCTCTCGCAACCTCAGCGGCGCGAACATCCTCCGAGGCCTTGCGTAGCCAGGAGCGGGTCTCGACCAAGACGGCCGGATCACTCGCCAAGGAGGACCCGCCCTTCACGAACGACCGTTGCCGGCAAGGACGTGACAACGCCGAGTCGCTCCTCGAACGCCCGGCGTGTCCAGACCAGCACGTCGGCGGCGACGCCAGTGCCGCGGAGGACCTCGTACGCCAGGCGGGCGCGCCGGCGCTCGGGCGGCGCGTCGTCCGGCACGACGAGCAGGATGTCGTAGTCGCTGTCCGGCCCGGTCTCGCCACGCGCTCGCGAGCCGAAGAGGTATACGCGCTCCGCTGGTAGGCGGGAACAAGCCGACGGAGCAGACTCCGCGGCGTTTCAGATCGACGGCAGGCACGACGAGGTCATCGAGGTGATCGACCGCTGGTTCGGCCCGAACCCTTGTATTTCAACGTCCGAGGAGATGACGGAGCGGTCTACCTCCTGCGGTCCGACGACCTGGCGAACCGTTGGGAGCTGAAGGCGTTCGAGCGTGACGCACGGTGATCCCGGAACCGCCGGGTGCTTCACAGAGCGCTACAACAGGACGCACGCTTCATCGAACTCAGGTCGAGGGTTCCTAGGACGCAGCTTCGTGGGGTCTCCGTAACCCATGTTGCAGAGGAAGTTCGACCGCACCTGCCCCTCGGGGAAGAACTCCTCGTCGCACCCCTCGTGGTCCTTCCCTGTCCCGAAGAACGCCGCGTCGAGCTTCGCGTGGTCGAACCCCGACATCGGTCCGCAGTCGAGCCCCGCCGCGCGTGCCGCCAGGATGAGGTACCCGCCCTGTAAAGACGAATTGCGGATGGCGGTCGCCTCGACCAGCTGCGGGTTCTTCGCGAACAGCTCGCGCATTGCGGGAGCTTGTGGAAACAGCTTCGGCAACTTCTCGTAGAAGATCAGGTCGTAGGCGATGATGACCGTCACGGGCGCCTGCATCGTCTTCTCGACGTTCCCCGGGGCGAGCGCGGGACGCAGCCGCTCCTTCGCCTCGCGGGACCGGACGAACACGAATCGGCCGGGGTTCCCGTTGGCGCTGGTCGGGCCCCACTTCATCAGCTCGTAAACCTGGCGAAGGACGTCGTCCGCCACGGGCCGGTCGAGCCAGGCGGAGTGGGTTCGCGCGTTGCGGAAGAGCTGATCCAGGCAGGAGTCGGAGATGAGCGGCATGGGAACACTCCGTCGTGATCGAACGCTTGCTCCTCAGTGGACGCTCGACCGCATCCGACGTGGCGTCTCGCGTGAGTCGCCGAACCACTCTGTGTACGGTGAGCACGGCGCGCGCGGCACGCGAAGTGTGCGGAGCTTCCGGAGGCGGAACCCGCCGGTGCGGTCTCGCGTGAGACCCGACCCGCCCAACACACGTGCGCCCGCATTGCCGGCACACGCTCGCTCGGCTTCTGGCGATCCCCTCCGCTTCCGGGTTGATTCCGGGGCGGCCGCGCGCATCGTTGGGGCGTGATTGCCTCCCCCGATCTCGCGCACGTTCACGCGCTCCGCGACACGGTTCGGCCTCTCTCGATCCCGGTGGGACTGGTGGATCTCGCCGGAGACCTCGCGCTGCCGCCGGGTGCCAGGGGGATCGTGGTGTTCGTTCACGGGAGCGGGTCGTCGCGACACAGCCCGCGCAACCAGTTCGTCGCGCACGAGCTCCACCAGGCTGGACTCGCGACGCTCCTGTTCGACCTGCTCACCCCTGCCGAGGAGGAACATGATCGCTTCACGGGAGAGCTCCGTTTCAACATCGGCTTCCTGGCCGACCGCCTGGGCGACGTGACGGAGCAGGTGCGCCGCCATCCGGAGACGCGCCATCTTCCCATCGGGTACTTCGGCGCGAGCACCGGGGCCGCAGCGACGCTCGTCGCCGGGGCGGAACGGCCCGCGGAGGTGGCCGCGATCGTATCCCGCGGAGGCCGGCCCGATCTCGCCGGCGGCGCGCTCGAGAAGGTCGTCGCCCCCACGCTTCTCATCGTCGGCGGGGAGGATCATCGCGTCCTCGATCTCAACGAGCAGGCGTTCTTGCGGCTGCGATGCACGAAGCGGCTCGAGATCGTCCCGGGGCGACACATCTGTTCGAGGAGCCGGGGACGCTCGGTGCAGTGGCGCGCCTGGCGTCCGCGTGGTTCCGGCACTTCCTCGCCGGGTCGATCACGCCTGACATCTATCCCGGCACGCCGCCTCCGCATTCTCCGCAGGCGTAAGTGCCACGATGCCTGACGGAAGAACGATGGCCCCCGAGCCGCAAGCATCGTTCGTGTTCGACCTCGACGGCACGCTCGTCGATAGCGTCTATCAGCACGTCCTCGCCTGGCGCGAGGCGCTCGACGCCGAGGGCATCGAGTTGTCGGTTTGGCGGATCCATCGCCGCGTCGGAATGAGCGGGGGCCTCTTCGCAAACAGACTCCTGCGCGAGACGGGCACGGTGCTGTCGCCGGAGCGCGTCGAGGTGCTGCAGCGATTGCACGCCGAGGCGTTCCGGAGGCGTATCGCGGAGGTGCGGCCCTTGCCGGGCGCGCGCGCGCTGCTCGCAGCGCTCACGGACGCCGGGATCCCATGGGCGATCGCGACGAGCGGACGGATGGAGTCGGCCGAGCCGGTGCTCGCGACGCTCGAGATCGATCTGCAACGGGTGCCCGTCATCACGCGGGATCAGGTCAGGCACGCGAAGCCCGACCCCGACCTCTTCCTGGCGGCTGCTCGGCGGTTGGGAGTGGCGATCGAGTCGGCGTCGGTCGTGGGCGACTCGGTGTGGGACATGCTCGCCGCCCGGCGAGCGCGCGCGCTCGGGATCGGTCTGCTGTCCGGCGGGTACGGTCAGGAAGAGCTGGAGCGTGCCGGCGCGTACCGCGTCTTCGGGGATCCGGCGGATCTGCTCGAGCACCTCGACGAGGTGGGTGTCCGCCGGTGAGCGTGGCCCGATAACGCGCACGTCGAAGAGCCTCGAGCCTGACTTCTTCGCGGTGGCGCCCCTACAATTCGGCATGGAGCGCGATCGAGAGCGGTTCCTGCGGAAGCTCGACGGCCGGCTATCTCGCGTGTCGAGCTGGCTCGCCGCCCGTGAGCGGGGTGGCGAGCAGATGGGCGACCGCGATCTGCGCCTGCGCATCGAGACGCTCCGGCGCGAGATCTCACGGGCTCGGCAGGCCCTCGCAGATGCGGCGCACGAGGGCATGGCCCGCGCCCGGGCCGCGGTCGACGACCTGGCGCGCGACTACCACGACCACGATGTCGCCGCGCCGCGTGCTGCCCCCCGGCGAGAAGAGCTGGCGGCGCTGCGGCGTCACCTTCAGCGCACGGCCATGCTCGTCCATCATCTTGCCAACCTGGATGACCCATACTGGGGTCGTGCGCGCCAGGAGTACGAACGCTCCTGGACCGAGGTGAAGCGTGCGTTCGAGGAGGGGCGCGTGCGCCCGCGCGCCTGAGGAGAGACGAATGAGCTTGGTTCGTGAGCTCCCGCCGCCGGAGTGGCGCGGCTACCTGGACGAGCTGACTCGCCGCGCGAGCGACCGGACGATGAATGTCGTTCTGAGGTTCGACGGCGAGCAGATGCACGATGCGCCCGTCGGAGAGAAGCTTCGGCTGGCCGCCATAGAGCTCGAGTCGAAGGGCTCCGACGCTGGGGCGATCGCGATGTTGCTGCACGGTGTCGCCGGCGACTTCGGCCACCGCATCAGGTTCCCGGTCAGGCTCGTGACGCACATGCGCGACGACGGCGAGCTCGAGTGGCTCGAGATCCATGACAAGGAGGGAAGGACGCTCCACCTCTACGCCGAGGCGCACCCTGCGTTCCTGGAGCTGTCCGAGGCGAAGCCCTGGTGGAGGAGGCCGCTCCCGCCGCTCCCGTGATCCATCTCCGGCGATTCCCACGGGCTGCCGCGCTTCGATGAATGCGGGCCGCCGTCTCCCGCCCGCCTCACAGCTGTAGCAGTCGGTTCTCGGCGCCGTGCCCGTCGAACGTCCGCCCAGCGGCTCGGGTCGCCCGGGCCAGATGGTGTCGGCGCATCCCGCGGCTCACTTGGTCTTCAAGTACTCGTGCACGAACTGCACGGCCATCGCCCCTTCGCCGACGGCGGAAGCGAAACGCTTGACGGATCCGGCCCGCACGTCACCGGCGGCGAAGACGCCGTGGCGGCTGGTCTCGAGCAGGAACGGTTCCCGCCCGGCGGTCCAGCCAGCGGACCTCGCGATCGCGGGCCCCGTGCGCACGAATCGATGGTCGTCGCGTTCGATCTCCGGCGGCAGCCAGTCCGTCCGCGGCACCGCTCCGATGAAGCTGAAGAACGACATGGTGTTCAGGGTCCGCATCTCGCCGGTCCTGCCATCGACGATCGTGACCGCGCTGAGGTGGCGGTCACCGTTCAGCCGCACGACGGTCGTGTGGGTGAGCACCTCGAAGTTGGGGGTCCGCTCGATCCGACGCGCGAGATAGGCGGACATGTTCTCGTAGATGCTGTCGCCGCGGATCAGGAGGAACACCTTGCGCGCACGGCCGGCGAGGAAGACGGCGGCCTGGCCGGCGGCGTTCCCGCCGCCCACGATGACCACGTCCCCCCCCTCGCAGACCTGCGCCTCGTTGATCGTGGCCGCGTAGTACACGCCGCTGCCTTCGAAGGGCTCGCATCCCTCCGCGATCAGCCGGCGGTAGTCGGCGCCCGTCGCGATCAGCACGCACTTGGCCGCGGTGGTCTCGCCGCTCTCCAGCCGCAGCAGCGAGTACCCGTTCTCGAACGTCAGGCCCGTGACCGGTGACGCGACGGAGAGCGACGCGCCGAACTTCGTTGCCTGCAGGACGGCGCGCTCGGCCAGCTCGCGGCCGCTCACCGCGGTGGGAAAGCCGAGGTAGTTCTCGATCCGCATCGTGCCGCTCGCCTGTCCCCCCGGCGCGGTCCGCTCCAGCACGAGCGTGCTCAGTCCCTCGGACGCACCGTAGACCGCCGCCGCGAGCCCCGCCGGCCCGCACCCGACCACGGCCAGGTCATACACGGTTCGCCCGAGCGGGCGCCGG includes:
- a CDS encoding DEAD/DEAH box helicase, which encodes MSAKASAAARGLAHGLVIRETSFAAPWNPGDAIQDLYAAMASDEVRNALILDDVISALEGGRSPLLLTERRDHLEFFAETLRGVARNLIVLHGGLSARERKAAVASLAAIPADEERLVVATGRYVGEGFDDPRLDTLVLALPVAWRGTVVQYAGRLHRKHAGKTEVRIHDYRDENVPVLARMLEKRIRAYRAIGYEIEEAAPRSAPAEHVIEYDEPPEPGSAVRE
- a CDS encoding integrase arm-type DNA-binding domain-containing protein, encoding MKAENFTTEWLANQKPARRTEIADRGEGSRRVNDRSGLVVRIGPGGASKVFFRWEDARDPATGKVRRRRVRIGAWPTVSLADARKAALQARTLDRAENSPSADLTVKQIAEAYRRDALSHRKHRSAAWSWGIIETHVLPAKPNARRAPFGEWSARSVRAPDIGAVVRAALVRRMMELSSEGMPGKTIVRAVGGPAVARAVLGEIKAIFVHACATGTLEATPAAVLHARAFGLRKSERARFLNAEEIGALFAALDVTALLDGTAKDRKLSKTVRLGIAFQLYVPTRTHSIIGARWDEIDEKAKRWTVPVHRLKLRKEDAAEARPFVVPLPGTALAILERLRTEAGKSPWVLASPKDPEKHIGEKVLVRALSRLQDGKRLALREGLTVHDLRRTWRSLAMDLGIDHAVARLSLGHAGLEGVEGVYGRSQMVEQRAQAAELVAAALDRIRLGEAAQVVPLRER
- a CDS encoding HEPN domain-containing protein yields the protein MVETRSWLRKASEDVRAAEVARGAEPPLRDAAVFHCQQAAEKAIKGFLTLHARPFRKTHSIEEIGECVAKSPSGRNEAKSAFTSSGAFRCHSQIRDEASGGMQHAS
- a CDS encoding malonic semialdehyde reductase, with the protein product MPLISDSCLDQLFRNARTHSAWLDRPVADDVLRQVYELMKWGPTSANGNPGRFVFVRSREAKERLRPALAPGNVEKTMQAPVTVIIAYDLIFYEKLPKLFPQAPAMRELFAKNPQLVEATAIRNSSLQGGYLILAARAAGLDCGPMSGFDHAKLDAAFFGTGKDHEGCDEEFFPEGQVRSNFLCNMGYGDPTKLRPRNPRPEFDEACVLL
- a CDS encoding dienelactone hydrolase family protein, which codes for MIASPDLAHVHALRDTVRPLSIPVGLVDLAGDLALPPGARGIVVFVHGSGSSRHSPRNQFVAHELHQAGLATLLFDLLTPAEEEHDRFTGELRFNIGFLADRLGDVTEQVRRHPETRHLPIGYFGASTGAAATLVAGAERPAEVAAIVSRGGRPDLAGGALEKVVAPTLLIVGGEDHRVLDLNEQAFLRLRCTKRLEIVPGRHICSRSRGRSVQWRAWRPRGSGTSSPGRSRLTSIPARRLRILRRRKCHDA
- a CDS encoding HAD family hydrolase, translated to MAPEPQASFVFDLDGTLVDSVYQHVLAWREALDAEGIELSVWRIHRRVGMSGGLFANRLLRETGTVLSPERVEVLQRLHAEAFRRRIAEVRPLPGARALLAALTDAGIPWAIATSGRMESAEPVLATLEIDLQRVPVITRDQVRHAKPDPDLFLAAARRLGVAIESASVVGDSVWDMLAARRARALGIGLLSGGYGQEELERAGAYRVFGDPADLLEHLDEVGVRR
- a CDS encoding DUF5335 family protein, whose amino-acid sequence is MSLVRELPPPEWRGYLDELTRRASDRTMNVVLRFDGEQMHDAPVGEKLRLAAIELESKGSDAGAIAMLLHGVAGDFGHRIRFPVRLVTHMRDDGELEWLEIHDKEGRTLHLYAEAHPAFLELSEAKPWWRRPLPPLP
- a CDS encoding cyclic nucleotide-binding domain-containing thioredoxin-disulfide reductase; this translates as MADPHLRELAFPTLDAGQVAQVGRCSGASLERYPAGQALFQVGDRDFKFFVIESGEVEVIDPSGDTPKTLVVHGPGQFTGDVAHLTGSRSIVTAVARVDSQVYAISPAGLQELLNGCPDLGDRILQAFIARRQLLRESGDFTGVRVIGSRYSRDTLRIRDFLTRNLVPFRWLDLETEQDVDTLLGRFGVSHSETPVVAWRELLLRNPSNRELAEALGIRRPLGRTVYDLAVVGCGPAGLAAAVYGASEGLSTLVLERTAPGGQASGTMRIENYLGFPTAVSGRELAERAVLQATKFGASLSVASPVTGLTFENGYSLLRLESGETTAAKCVLIATGADYRRLIAEGCEPFEGSGVYYAATINEAQVCEGGDVVIVGGGNAAGQAAVFLAGRARKVFLLIRGDSIYENMSAYLARRIERTPNFEVLTHTTVVRLNGDRHLSAVTIVDGRTGEMRTLNTMSFFSFIGAVPRTDWLPPEIERDDHRFVRTGPAIARSAGWTAGREPFLLETSRHGVFAAGDVRAGSVKRFASAVGEGAMAVQFVHEYLKTK